The window GTCAACATCAACTTAGTCGCCTTCTGGCGCTATGTCACCCCGGCCCAGATCGCCGGTCAGGCATTTGCCATCATGGTCTTCGCCGTCGCCGCCTCCGAGGCGGCCGTCGGCCTGGCGCTGATCATCTCGGTCTACCGCCGCCGGACAACGGTGGTGGCAGAAGAGATCGACCTGTTGAAGTGGTAGGAGAGGTCATGCCTGTCGAACTCCTTGCCTGGCTCATCCCCCTGCCACCGGTCCTGGCTTTCTTCGCCATCCTCCTGTTCACCAACCGCAGCAACCGCCTGAGCCACTTCGTTGCGGTGGGGGCGATGCTCATCTCGTGGGCCATGGGTATGGCGCTGTTCATCACCGCTGTCACCACGGAGGGCCTGGCGCAACACCCGATCACCTCCGCCGTGCCCTGGCTCCCCACCGGCACCAGCTGGA is drawn from Anaerolineales bacterium and contains these coding sequences:
- the nuoK gene encoding NADH-quinone oxidoreductase subunit NuoK; the protein is MIPLSWYLALAGGLFCLGVYGVLARRNAVAILMGIELMLNAVNINLVAFWRYVTPAQIAGQAFAIMVFAVAASEAAVGLALIISVYRRRTTVVAEEIDLLKW